AACATTTTTGCTTGCTTCTTTTTTGAGATTCCAGTTATCCTCTATTTCCGGGCTTCATTTTTACTGGTTGTGAATCATTCGTTGATGTCAGTAAATCCTTGTTGGAAAATCTTCATCGGTTTGACATAGGCACATTGATGAGAGTGCTTAAAGCTGCCACAGTTAAGCCAGagccattttatttttatttttatttcgctAAAGAATCATGTTGTCAAGTATCTATGAAAATTACATGACTTCATGATCGATGGATATTTATCAATTCAGGCAACTATTTTAAAACTATATTTTTTtaacccgtggcaacgcacgggcctttaACTAGTAGAGATAGTATGCTTATTCCGTGCCCCACACACAAGATCAGAGCTTGAAATTGTAGCATCGTCGCACGGATTAAGCCACGGTCTGCCGCCTTTCATTCATTCCACAACAAAGCAGGGAAAGCAATACAAGCAGCAGAAGCCAGCAGGCGAGTTGGCCCTGACCAATTCTTCCCACAGGCCACACCCAATCTAACATCTTACAGGTGAACATCATTTTCTGTACATCTCACCATTGTAGCAGCGGAAATTTATTGGATATTATTACTAGATGGCGTAGTGTCACCGCTGCGCCAGAATTCTGGTCGCGGGGCTCACCGCGCCACACATGTTCCGACGTTCCACAACGGCGCCCTCCAGAACgaggcccgccgccgccgcggcttCTCAGGCACCGGCCTGAGGCTGGGGGCATGTTTCTCCGAGCTCAGCATGTTCCACATCACCTGAACATCGTCGTATCCGCAGGTTTGCACGTCCCTTTGCAGGTCCACCACCCCTTTGCTCCCTGCGCCCGGTTTGCCAACGAAAATGGTTAGTGCTGCATCCTAGTAGTAGAAAATACTACAAGCTTTCATGTGGCAGAAAAATGCATCGCTCCTAGTTTTGTAGTAAGACTACATTTGGCTAGcaaaaagaacaagaagagaaattcaaaGTGTCCAAACACTGGATAGTCTATAAAGAACATGTTCATTGGTTTTAGTACTATGTATATGTGTCCAAATAGGCCGTTAGAAGCAAAGGCAGCATAGGTTTAGCACCAGTAGCATTGTAATTCTCGCCGTTGATTTTACTACTTTATGCATGGACCAGTTCTTTCCCTACGCATTTGTCTATTTTTATTTCAGGAAAACATATACTCCTCTGTAAAGAAATACTATAAGAGTACTACTGTAATTTTATAAGAACTACTCGTATAATATACAGAGTGCAGCAACTGTAATCATTTCGTAGTTACGTACTAATCTTCCGTTTATTTGGGACGATCGAGGAACTAATGCACGCTCGATCAAGAAGCCATTATATACTAACCAAACCAAGGGATGTGCAAGCTAATTCAGAGATAAATTCGTTGCAGCGACGATGGAGGCTGATACGGTGAGCGCTAGGTAGCCGCACTTACTGCTGCCTCGCGCCCGCCGCGCCACGGCGAGCCACGCCCGCCGCACCGGCGCGACGACCCTCTCGCGCCACCACGCCATGGTTGGCCGGCGACGGCCTGCTCCCTGCTCCCTCGTAGCCCGCCACGGACAGCTGAcagctagctctctctctctctttctgcaaTAATAATGCTTGCTGAGCAGTGAGCTGTGAGCACCTTCTAGCCATTTCCGCCGATGGCTAAAGCCTTATATAGGACGGGCGGGCGGGCCTGTGATCTCTGATCGGTTCGCTGCGGTTCGGCAGCGATTCGATGGGATTCGGTTCCCGGGTCCATGAGA
This genomic stretch from Hordeum vulgare subsp. vulgare chromosome 6H, MorexV3_pseudomolecules_assembly, whole genome shotgun sequence harbors:
- the LOC123403869 gene encoding uncharacterized protein LOC123403869, with the translated sequence MAWWRERVVAPVRRAWLAVARRARGSRSKGVVDLQRDVQTCGYDDVQVMWNMLSSEKHAPSLRPVPEKPRRRRASFWRAPLWNVGTCVAR